One window of the Rosa rugosa chromosome 3, drRosRugo1.1, whole genome shotgun sequence genome contains the following:
- the LOC133741129 gene encoding uncharacterized protein LOC133741129, with protein sequence MNSLCSILAVLSFVLFTTTIESSRIVAGGYKENAIERQPMPQNLWQLMKEQLDIDNVDLSDDIDEKPDCHDLKPRIEFDMVELKWNKYNDGEVVKSSTLEDKSDSVKEIGYMRPNNNGHEEMQPFEAEANMNASDEDFESRLYTSVYNN encoded by the exons ATGAACTCCCTTTGTTCCATCTTAGCTGTTCTCTCATTTGTTTTG TTCACTACAACTATAGAATCATCAAGAATAGTTGCAGGTGGCTACAAGGAAAATGCTATTGAAAGGCAGCCCATGCCACAAAACTTATGGCAACTCATGAAAGAACAACTTGACATTGATAATGTTGATCTTTCTGATGATATAGATGAGAAACCTGACTGCCATGATCTGAAACCTCGCATTGAGTTTGATATGGTTGAGTTAAAATGGAATAAATACAATGATGGTGAAGTAGTAAAATCCAGTACTCTTGAAGACAAGTCTGATTCTGTTAAGGAAATAGGTTACATGCGCCCAAACAATAATGGTCATGAAGAAATGCAGCCATTTGAAGCCGAAGCCAACATGAATGCATCTGATGAAGACTTTGAATCAAGGCTATATACTTCTGTTTATAATAACTGA